The Mycobacterium seoulense genome has a window encoding:
- a CDS encoding transglycosylase SLT domain-containing protein, protein MRVGQSLTDPLTVQAVTALSRGHGLFAGETIPAPVGGAQEHPEIRTNGLPRAAATRSTNALYELRQSSQTDRALSHIMVTARADHAHARAATRAVLDDAKADVTSPADNPMARREAMARMAARLRTQHRHIVNSRRRARLLALRLRRLRYRQRRTAMRGDHGSGRAAVVAAIRKALDIKGIHDPAARARWERGMDLVARRESNYNAHAVNGWDSNAARGTPSKGAWQFIAPTFAAYHEPGTSRDISNLVAQACAFINYAMGRYGVAVDASNLADQIQQADPRRAPKGY, encoded by the coding sequence ATGCGGGTGGGGCAGTCGTTGACTGATCCGCTGACGGTGCAGGCGGTGACGGCGCTGTCCCGCGGCCACGGCCTGTTCGCCGGTGAGACCATTCCCGCTCCGGTCGGCGGCGCCCAGGAACACCCCGAGATCCGGACCAACGGCCTCCCGAGAGCCGCGGCGACAAGGTCGACGAACGCGCTCTACGAACTGCGCCAGTCGAGCCAAACCGACCGCGCACTTTCTCACATCATGGTGACGGCGCGCGCCGACCACGCGCATGCCAGGGCGGCGACCCGGGCCGTCCTGGACGACGCGAAGGCCGACGTGACGTCGCCGGCCGACAACCCGATGGCGCGTCGTGAGGCGATGGCCCGGATGGCGGCGAGGCTGCGCACGCAGCATCGGCACATCGTGAACTCGCGCCGGCGGGCGCGGCTCCTGGCGCTGCGACTGCGGCGGCTGCGCTACCGGCAAAGGCGGACGGCGATGCGAGGCGACCACGGCAGCGGGCGGGCGGCGGTGGTGGCGGCGATCCGCAAAGCCTTGGACATCAAGGGCATTCACGACCCGGCGGCGCGGGCCCGCTGGGAGCGGGGCATGGACCTGGTGGCCCGCCGCGAGTCCAACTACAACGCCCACGCGGTCAACGGCTGGGACTCCAACGCGGCACGGGGCACCCCCAGCAAGGGCGCCTGGCAGTTCATCGCGCCCACGTTCGCGGCCTACCACGAGCCGGGAACCTCACGCGACATCAGCAATCTGGTGGCACAGGCATGCGCATTCATCAACTATGCGATGGGCCGCTATGGCGTCGCGGTTGACGCGTCGAATCTGGCTGATCAGATTCAGCAGGCCGATCCTCGCCGAGCACCTAAGGGGTATTGA
- the eccCa gene encoding type VII secretion protein EccCa translates to MSKKAFPINRVKIEPPKPVRVAPNAPIALPEREPRNIWVMIGVPALIVALIGTIVMLYVSGVRSLSTGFFPLMGIGAFSMLAFSGRFGRARKITWGEMEKGRRRYLRDLDSNRDEIQTAVCAQREWQNALHSDPRGLGAIIGGPRMWERGRGDADFLEVRLGTGVQHAPDSVLSVTWPDIASDEELEPVTGQALRDFILEQRKIRDIAKVVNLRSAPGFSFVGDELDRLRSLMRSVLCSLAVFHNPRDLKLMVVTRNPEVWSWMVWLPHNLHDELFDACGWRRLVFATPEELEETLGAELHMKGKRGAWTPLAAASPTAMGSALETGTDTAHLGPHLVIVDDNTGSPDAWESVVGQVGKAGITLLRIASRVGTGVGFAQDQIFEMGERHSVPVNGEVRFGRNGFDADGEDGRPAPLLRVRGKFFAHADQLSIHRAYRYARAMARWSPTSRSEIADSTGGAAELLRGLGIIDPRELDVDRLWAERRGRGDERWCEIPVGAKPTGELQNIIIRAKDFGGFGFHSVVIGTSGSGKSEFFLSLVYGIALTHSPEAFNVIFVDMKFESAAQDILGIPHVVAALSNLGKDERHLAERMRRVIDGEIKQRYELFTSVGARDANDYEEIRLAGRDLPPVPVLLVIVDEYLELFANHEKWINLIIHIGQEGRGANVFFMLGGQRLDLSSLQKVKSNIAFRIALRAESGDDSREVIGSDAAYHLPSKENGFALLKVGPRDLEPFRCFYLSAPFVVPKGKEVATTVDMTLTKPRLYNWQYQPLEAADAAALEAAAAADTEPDEFLYHDDGFKRKKIVDVLRESLQHVPHRAPRRPWLEPLEDPEPVDVLVSAYRGKPWHVDYGQNAGLMFPVGVMDIPEESKQVVHAVDALRSNVIVVGAKQRGKTTTLMTLMSSAATMYSPARVTFFCIGGATLAQVASLPHVTDIVSPKDAEGIERILSSMDALIDAREDSFRRLKIDLDGFRERRFAPGSDGLGGTDPNDPFGDVFVVVDDYDDVYSKDTVLGDRIISLSSRGPEYGVHVMCSAGGWIHGQRQSLLQNATARIQLRLADPSESQMGHSSLESRDAARRTLNRPGFGLTDSLHELRVGVPALADPATGALVSIIDVGARIADVAGVTKHATLQRLPQRIELRAILEYDAAHPSGDDLSIAFAIGERHELGPVPLKLRESPGLMILGRQGCGKTLSLVSIGEAIMSRFSPEEAQLTLIDPKTAPHGLRDLSGPGYVRAYAYDQDEIDEVITQLAQQILLPRLPPKGLSQEELRALKPWEGPRHFVLIDDAQDLRPDQSYPPKPPVGAALWKLMERARQIGLHVFTTRNSANWATLQMDPWMRFQNSAKVAQLYMDNDPQNRINRSVRAQALPPGRGLMVSADGDVEGVLVGLPSTVVIPRQ, encoded by the coding sequence ATGTCCAAGAAAGCGTTTCCCATCAACCGGGTCAAGATCGAACCGCCGAAACCCGTTCGGGTGGCGCCGAATGCGCCGATCGCGCTGCCGGAGCGCGAACCCCGCAACATCTGGGTGATGATCGGGGTGCCGGCGCTGATCGTGGCGCTCATCGGCACCATCGTCATGCTCTACGTGTCCGGGGTGCGCAGCCTGTCGACCGGGTTCTTCCCGCTGATGGGCATCGGCGCGTTCAGCATGCTGGCGTTCTCCGGACGTTTCGGGCGGGCCCGCAAGATCACCTGGGGCGAAATGGAAAAGGGCCGCCGCCGCTACCTGCGGGACCTCGACTCCAACCGCGACGAGATCCAGACCGCGGTGTGCGCGCAGCGTGAATGGCAGAACGCGCTGCACTCGGATCCGCGCGGGCTGGGGGCGATCATCGGCGGCCCGCGGATGTGGGAACGCGGCCGCGGCGATGCGGATTTCCTGGAGGTGCGGCTGGGCACCGGCGTGCAGCACGCCCCCGACTCCGTCTTGTCGGTCACGTGGCCCGACATAGCCTCCGACGAGGAGCTCGAACCCGTCACCGGGCAGGCGCTGCGCGATTTCATCTTGGAGCAGCGCAAGATTCGTGATATCGCCAAGGTGGTCAACCTGCGATCGGCGCCCGGTTTCAGCTTCGTCGGCGACGAACTGGACCGGCTGCGCTCGTTGATGCGTTCGGTGTTGTGCTCGCTGGCGGTCTTCCACAATCCGCGCGACCTGAAATTGATGGTGGTCACCCGCAACCCCGAGGTGTGGTCGTGGATGGTGTGGCTGCCGCACAACCTGCACGACGAGCTGTTCGACGCGTGCGGCTGGCGGCGGCTGGTGTTCGCCACACCGGAGGAGCTCGAGGAGACCCTCGGTGCGGAGCTGCACATGAAAGGAAAGCGCGGCGCGTGGACACCGCTCGCGGCGGCGAGCCCCACCGCGATGGGATCGGCACTCGAGACCGGCACCGACACTGCCCACCTGGGACCGCACCTGGTGATCGTCGACGACAACACCGGCAGCCCCGACGCGTGGGAGAGCGTGGTGGGGCAGGTCGGCAAGGCAGGAATCACTTTGCTGCGCATAGCATCCCGGGTAGGCACCGGCGTGGGCTTCGCCCAGGACCAGATATTCGAAATGGGCGAGCGACACAGCGTTCCGGTCAACGGCGAGGTCAGGTTCGGCCGGAACGGGTTCGACGCCGACGGTGAGGATGGGCGCCCGGCGCCGTTGTTACGGGTGCGCGGCAAGTTCTTCGCCCACGCCGACCAGCTGTCGATCCACCGTGCCTACCGGTACGCCCGGGCGATGGCCCGGTGGTCACCGACCAGCCGCAGCGAGATCGCGGATTCGACGGGCGGCGCCGCCGAATTGCTGCGCGGCCTGGGCATCATCGATCCGCGCGAACTGGACGTCGACCGGTTGTGGGCCGAGCGCCGCGGCCGCGGCGACGAGCGGTGGTGCGAAATCCCGGTCGGCGCCAAACCCACCGGCGAACTGCAGAACATCATCATCCGCGCGAAAGACTTCGGCGGCTTCGGGTTTCACTCCGTGGTCATCGGCACCAGTGGTTCGGGAAAGTCGGAGTTCTTCCTGTCCCTGGTCTACGGCATCGCGCTGACCCACTCCCCGGAAGCGTTCAACGTCATCTTCGTCGACATGAAGTTCGAGTCGGCGGCCCAGGACATTCTGGGCATCCCGCACGTCGTGGCGGCGCTGTCGAACCTGGGCAAGGACGAGCGGCATCTGGCGGAGCGGATGCGCAGGGTCATCGACGGCGAGATCAAGCAGCGCTATGAGCTGTTCACTTCGGTGGGCGCGCGCGACGCCAACGACTACGAAGAGATCCGGCTGGCCGGACGAGACCTGCCGCCGGTGCCCGTCCTGCTCGTCATCGTCGACGAGTACCTGGAACTCTTTGCCAATCACGAGAAGTGGATCAATCTGATCATCCACATCGGTCAGGAAGGCCGCGGCGCCAACGTCTTCTTCATGCTCGGCGGGCAGCGGCTGGACCTGTCGTCGCTGCAGAAGGTCAAGTCCAACATCGCGTTCCGGATCGCGCTGCGCGCCGAATCGGGTGACGACAGCCGCGAGGTGATCGGTTCGGACGCCGCATACCACCTGCCGTCGAAGGAGAACGGCTTCGCCCTGCTGAAGGTGGGGCCGCGCGACCTCGAACCGTTCCGCTGCTTCTACCTCTCGGCTCCCTTCGTGGTGCCCAAGGGCAAGGAGGTCGCGACCACCGTCGACATGACCCTGACCAAGCCGCGGCTCTACAACTGGCAGTACCAGCCGCTGGAGGCGGCCGACGCAGCGGCGCTGGAAGCGGCGGCGGCGGCCGACACCGAGCCCGACGAATTCCTTTATCACGATGACGGTTTCAAACGGAAGAAGATCGTCGACGTGCTGCGCGAATCGTTGCAGCATGTTCCGCACCGGGCGCCCCGGCGGCCCTGGCTCGAGCCGCTGGAGGACCCGGAGCCCGTCGACGTCCTGGTGTCGGCTTACCGGGGCAAGCCGTGGCACGTGGACTACGGCCAGAACGCGGGGCTGATGTTCCCGGTCGGCGTCATGGACATCCCCGAGGAGTCCAAGCAGGTCGTGCACGCCGTCGATGCGCTGCGCAGCAACGTGATCGTGGTGGGGGCCAAGCAGCGGGGCAAGACGACCACGCTGATGACGCTGATGTCTTCGGCGGCAACGATGTACAGCCCGGCACGCGTGACGTTCTTCTGCATCGGCGGCGCCACTCTGGCTCAGGTAGCGTCGCTGCCGCACGTCACCGACATCGTGTCGCCGAAGGACGCCGAGGGTATCGAGCGCATCTTGAGCAGCATGGACGCGTTGATCGACGCGCGTGAGGATTCGTTCCGGCGGCTGAAGATCGACCTCGACGGCTTCCGCGAGCGCCGCTTCGCACCGGGCAGCGACGGGCTGGGCGGCACCGACCCCAACGATCCCTTCGGTGACGTGTTCGTCGTGGTGGATGACTACGACGACGTGTACTCCAAGGACACCGTCCTGGGCGACCGCATCATCTCGTTGAGCAGCCGCGGCCCCGAGTACGGGGTCCACGTGATGTGCAGTGCGGGCGGATGGATTCACGGCCAGCGGCAGAGCCTGCTGCAAAACGCCACGGCGCGAATCCAATTGCGGCTGGCCGACCCGAGCGAAAGCCAGATGGGCCACTCGTCGCTCGAATCACGTGACGCCGCCCGCCGGACGCTGAACAGGCCGGGCTTCGGTCTGACGGACAGCCTGCACGAGCTCAGGGTGGGTGTCCCGGCGCTCGCCGACCCCGCCACCGGCGCGCTGGTCAGCATCATCGACGTCGGGGCGCGGATCGCCGACGTTGCGGGCGTCACCAAACACGCCACCCTGCAGCGTCTTCCGCAGCGCATCGAGTTGCGCGCGATCCTGGAATACGACGCGGCGCACCCCAGTGGCGACGACCTGTCGATCGCGTTCGCGATCGGCGAGCGCCACGAGCTGGGCCCGGTTCCGCTCAAGCTCCGGGAAAGCCCGGGCTTGATGATCCTGGGGCGGCAGGGCTGCGGCAAGACGCTGTCGCTGGTGTCGATCGGCGAGGCGATCATGAGCCGGTTCAGCCCCGAGGAGGCGCAACTGACGCTCATCGACCCTAAAACCGCCCCGCACGGGCTGCGAGATCTGAGCGGACCCGGCTATGTGCGCGCGTATGCCTACGACCAAGACGAGATCGACGAGGTGATAACTCAACTGGCGCAACAGATCCTGCTGCCCCGACTGCCTCCGAAGGGCCTGAGCCAGGAGGAGCTGCGCGCGCTCAAGCCGTGGGAGGGCCCGCGGCATTTCGTGCTGATCGACGATGCGCAGGATCTGCGCCCCGATCAGAGCTACCCGCCCAAACCCCCGGTGGGGGCGGCGTTGTGGAAGCTGATGGAACGCGCCCGGCAGATCGGCCTGCACGTCTTCACCACCCGCAACAGCGCGAACTGGGCGACGCTGCAGATGGATCCGTGGATGCGGTTCCAGAACTCGGCGAAGGTGGCGCAGCTCTACATGGACAACGACCCGCAAAACCGGATCAACCGTTCGGTCCGCGCCCAGGCGCTGCCGCCGGGACGCGGCCTGATGGTGAGCGCCGACGGCGACGTCGAGGGCGTGCTGGTGGGGTTGCCGTCTACCGTCGTGATCCCGCGGCAGTAG
- the eccB gene encoding type VII secretion protein EccB, with the protein MPLSLSNRDQNSGHLFYNRRLRAATTRFSVRMKHDDRKQTAALVLSILLVAIAAGWMMLLNVLKPTGAVGQSAIIGDRDSGAIYARIDGRLYPALNLTSARLATGTANPPTWVKRSEIAKYPTGPLIGIPGAPAAMPVNRGAISAWAVCDTAGRPRSGEKPVVTSIAGTLDGGGRAAPLADDAGVLVTFEGSTYVIWGGKRSQVDPASRAITLSLGLDPGVTSPVEISRALYDGLPATEPLRVPDVPQAGAPSTWVSGSQVGAVLQAQTAGGGKQFYVLLPDGVQKITSFVADLLRSANSYGSTAPRVVTPDVLVNIPQVNSLAVDYYPTKRLNFVDTAANPTTCVGWEKGSTDPQARVVIYNGRGLPVYSYLDDRIVHLVRDDRNPGSVVANQVLVLPGAANFVTSTSGVITSDSRESLFWVSDNGVRFGIAANDDTMRALGLDAASAVQAPWPLLRTFAAGPALSREAALVARDTVPALGRAAVVTTSAKAGG; encoded by the coding sequence ATGCCGCTGAGTTTGTCGAATCGCGACCAGAACTCCGGTCACCTGTTCTACAACCGACGGCTGCGGGCGGCGACCACCCGATTCTCGGTGCGCATGAAGCACGACGACCGCAAGCAGACCGCCGCCCTGGTGTTGTCGATCCTGCTGGTGGCCATCGCCGCCGGGTGGATGATGCTGCTGAACGTCCTGAAACCGACTGGGGCAGTAGGTCAATCGGCCATCATCGGCGACCGCGATTCCGGCGCCATCTACGCCCGTATCGACGGCCGCCTCTATCCCGCCCTGAACTTGACGTCGGCCCGGCTGGCCACCGGGACGGCGAACCCGCCGACGTGGGTGAAGCGCAGCGAGATCGCGAAGTACCCGACCGGCCCGCTGATCGGCATTCCGGGGGCGCCGGCAGCGATGCCCGTGAACCGGGGCGCGATCTCGGCGTGGGCGGTGTGCGATACCGCCGGGCGCCCGCGCAGCGGGGAGAAGCCGGTCGTCACGTCAATCGCCGGCACACTCGACGGCGGCGGCCGCGCGGCGCCGCTGGCCGACGACGCCGGAGTGCTCGTGACGTTCGAGGGAAGCACGTACGTGATCTGGGGCGGCAAGCGCTCGCAGGTTGATCCGGCCAGCAGAGCGATCACCCTGAGTCTCGGGCTGGACCCCGGAGTGACCTCGCCCGTTGAGATTTCGCGCGCGCTGTACGACGGGCTGCCCGCGACCGAGCCGCTGCGCGTCCCGGACGTCCCTCAGGCGGGCGCGCCGTCGACATGGGTGTCCGGCTCGCAGGTGGGCGCGGTGTTGCAGGCCCAGACCGCCGGCGGCGGCAAGCAGTTCTACGTGCTGCTGCCCGACGGGGTGCAGAAGATCACCAGCTTCGTCGCGGACCTGCTCCGCAGCGCGAACTCCTACGGGTCGACGGCGCCGCGCGTCGTTACGCCCGACGTGCTGGTCAACATTCCCCAGGTGAATTCGCTGGCGGTGGACTACTACCCGACGAAGCGGCTGAATTTCGTTGACACGGCGGCGAATCCGACCACATGCGTCGGCTGGGAGAAGGGCTCGACAGACCCGCAGGCTCGCGTGGTCATCTACAACGGGCGGGGCCTGCCGGTGTACTCCTACCTCGACGACCGGATCGTGCACCTGGTGCGCGACGACCGCAACCCGGGATCGGTGGTCGCCAACCAGGTGCTGGTGCTGCCGGGGGCGGCCAACTTCGTCACCTCGACCAGCGGGGTGATCACCTCGGATTCCCGCGAGTCGTTGTTCTGGGTGTCCGACAACGGCGTTCGGTTCGGCATCGCCGCCAACGACGACACCATGCGCGCGCTCGGCCTCGATGCTGCCTCGGCGGTCCAGGCGCCGTGGCCGTTGCTGCGCACGTTCGCCGCGGGCCCGGCGCTGTCGCGGGAGGCGGCGCTCGTGGCGCGTGACACGGTGCCGGCACTGGGCAGGGCGGCGGTGGTCACGACATCGGCGAAGGCGGGAGGCTAG